One Thunnus maccoyii chromosome 14, fThuMac1.1, whole genome shotgun sequence genomic window carries:
- the borcs7 gene encoding BLOC-1-related complex subunit 7, which yields MASAESQPRFGQSVKGLLSDKVGSCSGDVIALTRQVLKGSRSQELLGQAARNMVIQEDAILHSEDSLRKMSIITTHLQYQQEAIQKNVEHSKNLQDQLRHLLK from the exons ATGGCTTCAGCAGAGTCCCAGCCGCGGTTTGGTCAGTCTGTCAAAGGCTTATTATCCGATAAAGTGGGCTCTTGTAGCGGGGATGTGATCGCACTGACCCGCCAGGTGCTGAAGGGATCCCGCAGCCAAGAG cTTCTTGGGCAAGCAGCCAGAAATATGGTTATCCAGGAGGACGCCATCCTGCACTCAGAGGAT AGTCtgagaaaaatgtccatcatcaCCACACATTTACAATATCA GCAGGAGGCCATCCAGAAGAA TGTGGAGCACTCTAAAAACCTGCAGGACCAGCTGAGACACCTACTGAAGTGA